In one Janibacter cremeus genomic region, the following are encoded:
- a CDS encoding sulfite exporter TauE/SafE family protein, whose protein sequence is MPLAVIPLGLVIGLALGTLGGGGSILAVPALVHLLGQDPVAATTSSLVIVGITSLLSIPAHQRAGRVRLGQGVTFGLLGTAGSFAGSAAARAVPAAVLMTAFAVLMLVVATLMLRQSLRGESESAEAGTSEPIITLRPLACACPRLVKLVVAATVVGLLTGFLGVGGGFVLVPALVLVLGFTMPVAVGTSLLVIAINSATALAARVQHGIGDLDWPLIVGFSAAAVVGSLVGSKVADRLPEHRLSQAFAVLVLVIAGITAVQYVPDLVA, encoded by the coding sequence GTGCCCCTTGCTGTCATCCCCCTCGGCCTCGTCATCGGCCTCGCGCTCGGTACCCTCGGCGGTGGAGGGTCCATCCTCGCCGTCCCCGCCCTGGTGCACCTCCTGGGCCAGGACCCGGTTGCTGCCACGACGAGCTCGCTCGTCATCGTGGGCATCACCTCGCTCCTGTCGATCCCCGCCCATCAGCGCGCGGGGCGGGTGCGCCTCGGCCAGGGTGTGACCTTCGGTCTGCTCGGCACGGCCGGGTCCTTCGCCGGCTCCGCGGCCGCACGAGCGGTGCCTGCCGCGGTGCTCATGACCGCCTTCGCCGTCCTCATGCTCGTCGTGGCGACACTCATGCTCCGGCAGAGCCTGCGCGGCGAGAGCGAGAGCGCCGAGGCCGGCACCAGCGAGCCGATCATCACGCTGCGCCCGCTGGCCTGTGCCTGCCCGCGGCTGGTCAAGCTCGTCGTCGCCGCCACGGTCGTGGGGCTGCTCACCGGCTTCCTCGGGGTCGGCGGCGGCTTCGTCCTGGTCCCGGCGCTCGTGCTCGTCCTGGGCTTCACCATGCCGGTGGCGGTGGGGACCTCCCTGCTCGTCATCGCCATCAACAGCGCCACCGCGCTCGCCGCCCGCGTGCAGCACGGCATCGGTGACCTCGACTGGCCGCTCATCGTCGGGTTCTCGGCTGCTGCCGTGGTCGGAAGCCTGGTCGGTAGCAAGGTGGCCGACCGGCTGCCGGAGCACCGGCTGTCCCAGGCCTTCGCGGTCCTCGTGCTGGTCATCGCCGGCATCACCGCCGTGCAGTACGTGCCCGACCTCGTGGCCTGA
- a CDS encoding heavy metal translocating P-type ATPase yields the protein MSSATDTPAPGTQAEVELAITGMTCASCANRIERKLNKLDGVTASVNYATEKAKVTYAGDVAPELLLETVEQAGYGAALPRTEEDAKGESPDVPDETDRLRQRLIISAVLTVPVITMAMIPPLQFTNWQWLSLTLAAPVVVWGALPFHRAAWTNLRHGTTTMDTLVSMGTLAALAWSLYALFFGTAGMPGMTHPFTLTVERGDGSGNIYLEAAAGVTTFILAGRYFEKRSKRQAGAALRALLEMGAKEVTVLDADGTTERTIPVDRLAVGMRFVVRPGEKVATDGVIEHGTSAVDTSMLTGESVPVEVAPGDEVVGATVNAGGRLVVRATRVGGDTQLAQMARMVEDAQNGKAEAQRLADRISGIFVPIVLVLALATLAFWIVVGAGLSMAFTAAVAVLIIACPCALGLATPTALMVGTGRGAQLGILIKGPEVLESTRTVDTIVLDKTGTVTTGQMTLREVVAAEGEDEAAVLRYAGALEAASEHPIARAIAVGARERGEELPQVDGFANVEGLGVQGVVDGQAVVVGRPALLTDSGQMRCTELDATTTARQREGGTVVQVAWGGRARGIVVVADAIKETSTQAITELRDLGLRPILLTGDNEVVARSVAAEVGIAPEDVFADVMPADKVAVVERLQGEGRVVAMVGDGVNDAAALATADLGLAMGTGTDVAIEASDLTLVRGDLRVAVDAIRLARRTLGTIKGNLFWAFAYNVAAIPLAMAGMLNPMIAGAAMAFSSVFVVSNSLRLRGFKAH from the coding sequence ATGAGTTCCGCAACCGACACACCGGCACCGGGGACACAGGCGGAGGTGGAGCTGGCCATTACCGGCATGACCTGCGCCTCCTGCGCCAACCGCATCGAGCGCAAGCTGAACAAGCTCGACGGCGTCACCGCCTCGGTCAACTACGCGACGGAGAAGGCGAAGGTCACCTACGCCGGCGACGTCGCGCCGGAGCTGCTCCTCGAGACCGTCGAGCAGGCCGGCTACGGCGCAGCGCTCCCCCGCACCGAGGAGGATGCGAAGGGGGAGAGCCCGGACGTCCCCGACGAGACCGACCGGCTGCGCCAGCGGCTGATCATCTCTGCGGTACTGACGGTCCCGGTCATCACGATGGCGATGATCCCGCCGCTGCAGTTCACGAACTGGCAGTGGCTGTCGCTCACCCTGGCCGCCCCGGTCGTGGTCTGGGGCGCGCTGCCCTTCCACCGGGCGGCCTGGACCAACCTCCGGCACGGCACGACGACCATGGACACGCTCGTGTCGATGGGCACGCTCGCCGCCCTGGCGTGGTCGCTGTACGCGCTGTTCTTCGGGACCGCGGGCATGCCCGGCATGACCCACCCCTTCACGCTGACCGTGGAGCGCGGCGACGGCTCGGGCAACATCTACCTCGAGGCCGCCGCGGGCGTGACGACCTTCATCCTGGCCGGGCGCTACTTCGAGAAGCGGTCCAAGCGCCAGGCCGGCGCCGCCCTGCGCGCCCTGCTCGAGATGGGCGCCAAGGAGGTCACCGTCCTCGACGCGGACGGCACCACCGAGCGCACGATCCCGGTCGACCGGCTCGCGGTCGGGATGCGGTTCGTCGTCCGCCCGGGCGAGAAGGTCGCGACCGACGGGGTCATCGAGCACGGCACCTCCGCCGTCGACACCTCGATGCTCACCGGCGAGTCCGTGCCCGTCGAGGTCGCCCCCGGCGACGAGGTCGTCGGTGCGACCGTCAACGCCGGCGGTCGTCTCGTCGTGCGTGCCACCCGCGTCGGTGGCGACACCCAGCTGGCCCAGATGGCCCGGATGGTCGAGGACGCACAGAACGGCAAGGCCGAGGCCCAGCGCCTGGCCGACCGCATCTCCGGGATCTTCGTCCCGATCGTCCTCGTGCTGGCCCTCGCGACGCTGGCCTTCTGGATCGTCGTCGGCGCCGGCCTGTCGATGGCCTTCACCGCCGCGGTCGCCGTGCTCATCATCGCCTGCCCCTGCGCCCTCGGCCTGGCCACCCCGACCGCGCTCATGGTCGGCACCGGCCGCGGCGCGCAGCTGGGCATCCTCATCAAGGGCCCCGAGGTCCTGGAGTCCACCCGCACGGTCGACACGATCGTCCTGGACAAGACCGGGACCGTCACGACCGGGCAGATGACGCTGCGCGAGGTCGTCGCCGCCGAGGGCGAGGATGAGGCGGCGGTCCTGCGCTACGCCGGCGCCCTCGAGGCCGCGTCCGAGCACCCGATCGCCCGGGCCATCGCAGTGGGCGCCCGCGAGCGCGGGGAGGAGCTGCCGCAGGTCGACGGTTTCGCCAACGTCGAGGGTCTCGGCGTCCAGGGCGTCGTCGACGGGCAGGCGGTGGTCGTGGGCCGACCGGCCCTGCTCACCGACTCCGGCCAGATGCGCTGCACCGAGCTCGATGCCACCACCACGGCCCGGCAGCGGGAGGGCGGCACCGTCGTCCAGGTCGCCTGGGGTGGCCGCGCCCGCGGCATCGTCGTCGTCGCCGACGCCATCAAGGAGACGTCGACGCAGGCGATCACCGAGCTGCGCGACCTGGGGCTGCGGCCGATCCTGCTCACGGGTGACAACGAGGTCGTCGCCCGCTCCGTCGCAGCCGAGGTCGGGATCGCGCCGGAGGACGTCTTCGCCGACGTCATGCCCGCCGACAAGGTCGCCGTCGTCGAGCGGCTGCAGGGCGAGGGCAGGGTCGTCGCCATGGTCGGCGACGGCGTCAACGACGCCGCGGCCCTGGCCACCGCCGACCTCGGTCTGGCGATGGGCACCGGCACCGACGTGGCCATCGAGGCCAGTGACCTGACCCTCGTGCGCGGCGACCTGCGGGTCGCGGTCGACGCGATCCGCCTCGCCCGGCGCACCCTGGGCACGATCAAGGGCAATCTCTTCTGGGCCTTCGCCTACAACGTCGCCGCGATCCCGCTCGCGATGGCCGGCATGCTCAACCCGATGATCGCCGGTGCCGCGATGGCCTTCTCCTCGGTCTTCGTCGTGAGCAACAGCCTGCGGCTGCGGGGCTTCAAGGCGCACTGA
- a CDS encoding cation diffusion facilitator family transporter produces the protein MNTGLHLPSPTTERRAVLGRRAQLLAGASVLYNLIEAAVAITVGAIASSIALVGFGLDSLVEMASGLVILWQFRAALPESRERQALRLIAISFFALAGYVGVESVRSLVSGDGADHSTAGVVIAGVSLVVMPLLSWAQRRTGRELGSGSVVADSKQTLLCTYLSAVVLVGLLANSLLGWWWADPLAALVVAGVALREGLEAWRGDACHCG, from the coding sequence ATGAACACGGGACTGCACCTCCCTTCGCCCACCACGGAGCGGCGCGCCGTCCTCGGTCGCCGGGCCCAGCTCCTCGCCGGCGCCTCGGTCCTCTACAACCTCATCGAAGCGGCCGTGGCCATCACCGTCGGGGCGATCGCGTCGTCGATCGCCCTCGTCGGCTTCGGGCTGGACTCGCTCGTCGAGATGGCCAGCGGCCTGGTGATCCTGTGGCAGTTCCGCGCCGCGCTGCCGGAGTCGCGCGAGCGGCAGGCGCTGCGGCTGATCGCGATCTCCTTCTTCGCGCTCGCGGGGTACGTCGGCGTCGAGTCCGTCCGCAGCCTGGTCAGCGGCGACGGAGCCGACCACTCCACGGCCGGCGTCGTCATCGCCGGGGTCTCGCTCGTGGTCATGCCGTTGCTGTCGTGGGCCCAGCGCCGCACCGGACGGGAGCTCGGCTCCGGGTCGGTCGTCGCCGACTCCAAGCAGACGCTCCTGTGCACCTACCTCTCCGCGGTGGTCCTCGTGGGCCTGCTCGCCAACAGCCTGCTCGGCTGGTGGTGGGCCGACCCGCTCGCTGCCCTCGTCGTCGCCGGCGTCGCCCTGCGCGAGGGCCTCGAGGCGTGGCGCGGGGACGCCTGCCACTGCGGCTGA
- a CDS encoding ArsR/SmtB family transcription factor has protein sequence MDEKRADAFFHALSDGTRRDILRRVLAGEHSVTALAEHYPMSFAAVQKHVAVLERAGLVTKRRSGRESLASGDVEAVRTVASLLREFEDVWRGRVAGIDSLLAHETPADTTSTD, from the coding sequence ATGGACGAGAAGAGGGCGGACGCCTTCTTCCACGCGCTCTCCGACGGCACGCGCCGCGACATCCTGCGGCGAGTCCTCGCCGGTGAGCACTCGGTGACCGCGTTGGCCGAGCATTACCCCATGAGCTTCGCCGCCGTGCAGAAGCACGTGGCGGTGCTCGAGCGCGCCGGCCTGGTCACCAAACGCCGCAGCGGACGCGAGTCCCTCGCGAGCGGCGACGTCGAGGCCGTGCGGACGGTCGCGTCGCTGCTCCGGGAGTTCGAGGACGTCTGGCGCGGCCGGGTGGCGGGGATCGACTCCCTGCTGGCCCATGAGACACCAGCCGACACCACGTCGACGGACTGA
- a CDS encoding metal-sensitive transcriptional regulator: MVSLDMEDMGPVINRLRRAQGQISGVIRLIEEGRDCKDVVTQLAAASRALDRAGFAIVSSGLQECLTSPDGVNEDDKAAMEKLFLTLA, from the coding sequence ATGGTCAGCTTGGACATGGAAGACATGGGGCCGGTCATCAACCGACTGCGCCGCGCCCAGGGCCAGATCAGTGGGGTGATCCGCCTCATCGAGGAGGGTCGCGACTGCAAGGACGTCGTCACCCAGCTCGCGGCAGCGAGCCGGGCGCTCGACCGGGCCGGCTTCGCCATCGTCTCCTCCGGCCTGCAGGAGTGCCTGACCTCGCCGGACGGCGTGAACGAGGACGACAAGGCCGCGATGGAGAAGCTCTTCCTCACCCTCGCCTGA
- a CDS encoding class F sortase, whose translation MRSTHAHTTRGRNRLVAVSVGLLLAGGGTIGWAATHQVGPPPAPPATTTAKGATPSPSPSAPTDREAASEEAREAPPSPDVAEAMSASEPAAVRIPAIDVSSPIHGLGLDAQGQLKVPSGERYDEVAWYDGSPTPGEVGPAVLEGHVTGSGHDPSVFFELGDVRAGDVVEVDRADGTTATFEVTEVKKSPKDDFPRIDVYGATRGPELRVITCGGTYDEDARRHLDNIIVFAELVEG comes from the coding sequence ATGAGGAGCACGCACGCACACACCACCCGCGGGCGCAACCGGCTCGTCGCGGTCAGTGTCGGGCTGCTCCTCGCCGGTGGGGGCACGATCGGCTGGGCAGCCACCCACCAGGTCGGGCCCCCGCCGGCACCGCCGGCCACCACCACGGCGAAGGGGGCCACCCCCTCTCCCTCGCCGTCCGCCCCGACCGATCGCGAGGCGGCGTCCGAGGAGGCGCGGGAGGCGCCCCCTTCGCCCGACGTCGCGGAGGCGATGTCCGCGTCCGAGCCGGCGGCCGTGCGCATCCCCGCGATCGATGTGAGCTCGCCGATCCACGGACTCGGCCTTGATGCGCAGGGGCAGCTCAAGGTCCCGTCGGGGGAGCGGTACGACGAGGTCGCCTGGTACGACGGCTCGCCCACGCCCGGCGAGGTCGGGCCGGCGGTGCTCGAGGGACACGTCACCGGCAGCGGGCACGACCCGTCGGTCTTCTTCGAGCTCGGCGACGTGCGCGCGGGGGACGTGGTCGAGGTCGACCGCGCCGACGGCACGACCGCGACCTTCGAGGTCACCGAGGTCAAGAAGAGCCCCAAGGACGACTTCCCCCGCATCGACGTGTACGGCGCGACGAGGGGTCCCGAGCTGCGGGTCATCACCTGCGGCGGCACCTACGACGAGGACGCCCGACGGCACCTGGACAACATCATCGTCTTCGCCGAGTTGGTCGAGGGCTGA
- a CDS encoding glutathione peroxidase: MSILDTPIARLDGTPGTVRDLTGGQPALLVNVASKCGLTPQYTALEELHAEYSPQGFTVVGLPCNQFGGQEPGTADEIGEFCSATYGVTFPMTEKVEVNGPGRHPVYAALTDTEDEGGESGDVRWNFEKFVIDGDGTPVARFSPRVAPDDERVVATVRSTIA; encoded by the coding sequence ATGAGCATCCTGGACACACCCATCGCCCGGCTCGACGGCACGCCCGGCACGGTGCGCGACCTCACCGGCGGCCAGCCGGCCCTCCTGGTCAACGTCGCCTCCAAGTGCGGCCTGACTCCGCAGTACACGGCCCTGGAGGAGCTGCACGCGGAGTACTCCCCGCAGGGATTCACGGTCGTCGGCCTGCCGTGCAACCAGTTCGGCGGGCAGGAGCCCGGCACCGCCGACGAGATCGGTGAGTTCTGCTCCGCGACCTACGGCGTGACCTTCCCCATGACGGAGAAGGTCGAGGTCAACGGCCCCGGGCGCCACCCGGTCTACGCGGCACTGACCGACACCGAGGACGAAGGGGGCGAGAGCGGCGACGTCCGGTGGAACTTCGAGAAGTTCGTCATCGACGGCGATGGCACCCCGGTCGCGCGCTTCAGCCCGCGGGTCGCGCCCGACGACGAGCGCGTGGTCGCGACGGTGCGCAGCACCATCGCCTGA
- a CDS encoding SRPBCC family protein — protein MPLTDVTTDIDNRTLTMTCDFPVTPERLWQVWADPRQLEKWWGPESHPARVTEHDLTPGGLVKYHMTGPDGEIYPGGWEVIAVDPPHRLEARDFFADADGNPVDTAPQSRMLIEITATEGGSRMVNTSTWESAEDMQNVLDMGVVEGSSSAIGQLDALLAA, from the coding sequence ATGCCACTCACCGACGTCACCACCGACATCGACAACCGCACCCTCACGATGACCTGCGACTTCCCCGTCACCCCCGAGCGCCTCTGGCAGGTGTGGGCCGACCCGCGCCAGCTCGAGAAGTGGTGGGGGCCCGAGTCGCACCCGGCCAGGGTCACCGAGCACGACCTGACCCCCGGCGGACTCGTGAAGTACCACATGACCGGCCCGGACGGGGAGATCTACCCCGGCGGCTGGGAGGTCATCGCCGTCGACCCACCCCACCGCCTGGAGGCGCGCGACTTCTTCGCCGACGCGGACGGTAACCCCGTCGACACGGCACCGCAGTCCCGGATGCTCATCGAGATCACCGCGACCGAGGGTGGCTCGCGGATGGTCAACACCTCGACGTGGGAGTCCGCCGAGGACATGCAGAATGTCCTCGACATGGGGGTCGTGGAGGGCTCGTCCTCCGCGATCGGCCAGCTCGACGCGCTGCTGGCGGCCTGA
- a CDS encoding ArsR/SmtB family transcription factor — MTMTATNGDPAPVPERAAVTAAACLLNGLADTSRLTIVQHLALGEHRVVDLTEHLGLAQSTVSKHLACLLDCGLVTVRPRGRASVYSLAHPDATIQLLAAAEQLLALTGDAVTLCPTYGTGAR; from the coding sequence ATGACGATGACAGCCACCAATGGCGATCCTGCGCCGGTGCCCGAGCGCGCCGCCGTGACAGCGGCCGCCTGCCTCCTCAACGGCCTCGCCGACACCTCACGGCTGACGATCGTGCAGCACCTGGCGCTCGGCGAGCACCGCGTGGTCGACCTGACCGAGCACCTCGGGCTGGCCCAGTCGACGGTGAGCAAGCACCTGGCCTGCCTGCTCGACTGCGGCCTCGTGACCGTCCGTCCCCGGGGACGGGCCTCGGTGTACTCCCTCGCCCACCCCGACGCGACGATCCAGCTGCTCGCGGCCGCCGAGCAGCTGCTGGCGCTCACCGGTGACGCGGTCACCCTGTGCCCGACGTACGGCACCGGCGCCCGATGA
- a CDS encoding DUF302 domain-containing protein: protein MQYALTTTVEAPFTEALEATREALSEQGFGVLTEIDLAATLKAKVDADIEPHVILGACRPQLAEQAVAREASIGLLLPCNVVVRAEGENRTVVETVDPEVLVSVTENKELSEVAQDARTRLDAALAAVPARLG, encoded by the coding sequence ATGCAGTACGCACTGACCACGACGGTGGAGGCGCCGTTCACCGAGGCCCTCGAGGCCACCCGCGAGGCCCTCTCCGAGCAGGGGTTCGGGGTACTCACCGAGATCGACCTGGCCGCGACGCTGAAGGCCAAGGTCGACGCGGACATCGAGCCGCACGTTATCCTCGGCGCCTGCCGACCCCAGCTGGCGGAGCAGGCGGTGGCCCGCGAGGCCTCGATCGGCCTGCTCCTGCCCTGCAACGTCGTCGTCAGGGCCGAGGGGGAGAATCGAACCGTCGTCGAGACGGTCGACCCCGAGGTCCTGGTGAGCGTCACCGAGAACAAGGAGTTGAGCGAGGTCGCGCAGGATGCGCGCACCCGGCTCGACGCCGCCCTGGCGGCCGTACCGGCCCGCCTGGGCTGA
- a CDS encoding thioredoxin family protein, whose amino-acid sequence MTTQPLTIDTFESTITDGGIVLVDFWASWCGPCRQFAPVYAAASEEHQDIVFGSVDTEAEQELAGAVGITSIPTLMAFRDGILVFSQPGALPASGLEQVISAVRELDMDRVRSEIEQQKQDAPTGA is encoded by the coding sequence ATGACTACCCAGCCCCTGACCATCGACACCTTCGAGAGCACCATCACCGACGGAGGGATCGTGCTCGTCGACTTCTGGGCGAGCTGGTGCGGCCCGTGCCGCCAGTTCGCGCCCGTGTACGCCGCCGCGTCCGAGGAGCACCAGGACATCGTCTTCGGCAGCGTCGACACCGAGGCCGAGCAGGAGCTTGCCGGAGCGGTCGGCATCACCTCGATCCCCACGCTCATGGCATTCCGTGACGGGATCCTCGTCTTCTCGCAGCCGGGCGCCCTGCCGGCCTCCGGGCTCGAGCAGGTCATCTCGGCCGTGCGTGAGCTGGACATGGACCGGGTACGGTCCGAGATCGAGCAGCAGAAGCAGGACGCCCCGACCGGGGCCTGA
- a CDS encoding rhodanese-like domain-containing protein, with amino-acid sequence MTTPTTTRPTTLDATQVRAWMAEPAGPRIIDVRTPTEFAGSHIPGSYNVPLGLLEEHRRELADHLDDDVVLVCRSGARAGRAEGVLAETGLANLHILDGGMNAWENSGGDVVQGEQGWDLERQVRLVAGSLVLTGILASTLVPQAKWLSAGIGAGLTGAALTDTCAMGMLLSRMPHNRRNDPKPETVFAQLGAGRA; translated from the coding sequence ATGACCACCCCCACCACCACCCGTCCCACCACGCTCGACGCCACGCAGGTGCGTGCCTGGATGGCCGAGCCCGCAGGGCCCCGCATCATCGACGTGCGCACGCCGACCGAGTTCGCCGGCTCCCACATCCCCGGCTCCTACAACGTGCCCCTCGGGCTGCTCGAGGAGCACCGGCGCGAGCTGGCCGACCACCTCGACGACGACGTCGTCCTCGTGTGCCGCTCCGGCGCCCGGGCCGGCCGGGCCGAGGGTGTCCTCGCGGAGACCGGGCTGGCGAACCTGCACATCCTCGACGGCGGCATGAACGCGTGGGAGAACTCCGGCGGTGACGTCGTGCAGGGTGAGCAGGGATGGGACCTGGAGCGTCAGGTCCGTCTCGTCGCCGGCTCCCTCGTCCTCACCGGCATCCTGGCCAGCACCCTGGTCCCGCAGGCCAAGTGGCTCTCCGCCGGGATCGGCGCCGGCCTGACCGGAGCCGCCCTGACCGACACCTGCGCCATGGGCATGCTCCTGTCGCGGATGCCACACAACCGTCGCAACGACCCGAAGCCGGAGACGGTCTTCGCCCAGTTGGGCGCCGGTCGGGCCTGA
- a CDS encoding MBL fold metallo-hydrolase, translated as MQPTIVTIETPSLGDRSYLAHDGEVAVVVDPQRDIDRVLEAADGAGVRITDVFETHIHNDYVTGGLALAERLGARYHVNGEDEVSFDRQPIRDGDIVEISPTMRVRAIGTPGHTFTHLSYALESMDGSEVTASAVFTGGSLLFGATGRPDLLGEEHTDTLVHHQYASAHRLAEELPEHAEVLPTHGFGSFCSAGSTGGATESTIGEEKRNNTALTQEEEQWVADTLAGLDAYPAYYVHMMPANAEGPSAADLRTPERADKQTLAERIEAGEWVVDLRTRTAFSAGHVSGTLNFGLDGQFSTYLGWLIPWGTPITLLGESSEQVDEAQRELVRIGIDRIAGAATGGPDDWTDRPLGTIERALFADLSQVRHHRQVHILDVRLAGEFADSHIEGAQNVPIGELLDRFDEIPQGEIWVHCGSGYRASIAASVLAARGRTVVTVDDAFDNAPDAPLPMTSAA; from the coding sequence ATGCAGCCCACGATCGTGACCATCGAGACCCCGAGCCTGGGTGACCGCTCCTACCTCGCCCACGACGGCGAGGTCGCTGTCGTCGTCGACCCGCAGCGGGACATCGACCGCGTCCTCGAGGCCGCCGACGGGGCCGGTGTGCGCATCACCGACGTCTTCGAGACGCACATCCACAACGACTACGTCACCGGTGGACTGGCGCTGGCCGAGCGCCTCGGTGCGCGCTACCACGTCAACGGCGAGGACGAGGTCTCCTTCGACCGCCAGCCCATCCGCGACGGGGACATCGTCGAGATCTCCCCGACCATGCGGGTGCGCGCCATCGGCACCCCGGGTCACACCTTCACCCACCTCTCCTACGCCCTCGAGTCGATGGACGGGTCCGAGGTGACCGCCTCGGCGGTCTTCACCGGCGGCTCCCTCCTCTTCGGGGCCACCGGACGGCCGGACCTGCTGGGCGAGGAGCACACGGACACGTTGGTCCACCACCAGTACGCCTCCGCGCACCGGCTCGCCGAGGAGCTGCCGGAGCACGCCGAGGTGCTGCCCACCCACGGCTTCGGCTCCTTCTGCTCCGCCGGCTCCACGGGCGGAGCCACCGAGTCCACGATCGGTGAGGAGAAGCGGAACAACACCGCGCTGACGCAGGAGGAGGAGCAGTGGGTGGCCGACACCCTCGCCGGCCTCGACGCGTACCCCGCGTACTACGTCCACATGATGCCGGCCAATGCCGAGGGCCCCAGCGCGGCCGACCTCCGGACCCCCGAGCGGGCGGACAAGCAGACCCTCGCCGAGCGCATCGAGGCAGGGGAGTGGGTCGTCGACCTGCGCACCCGCACCGCCTTCTCCGCCGGCCACGTCAGCGGCACGCTGAACTTCGGGCTCGACGGGCAGTTCTCGACCTATCTGGGCTGGCTCATCCCCTGGGGGACGCCCATCACCCTCCTCGGGGAGAGCTCTGAGCAGGTGGACGAGGCCCAGCGCGAGCTGGTGCGCATCGGTATCGACCGGATCGCGGGAGCGGCCACCGGCGGCCCCGACGACTGGACCGACCGTCCGCTCGGGACGATCGAGCGGGCTCTCTTCGCCGACCTCTCCCAGGTGCGTCACCACCGGCAGGTGCACATCCTCGACGTCCGACTGGCCGGCGAGTTCGCCGACAGCCACATCGAGGGCGCGCAGAACGTGCCGATCGGCGAGCTGCTCGACCGCTTCGACGAGATCCCGCAGGGAGAGATCTGGGTGCACTGCGGCAGTGGCTACCGCGCCTCCATCGCCGCCTCGGTCCTTGCCGCCCGCGGGCGAACGGTCGTCACTGTCGACGATGCGTTCGACAACGCGCCGGACGCCCCGCTGCCGATGACCAGCGCCGCCTGA
- a CDS encoding dihydrofolate reductase family protein, giving the protein MSELVVDFITTLDGYASGEGWPGWWGLEGPEYLRWLGTQPERHHTILMGATTYRVMSGFTEVRDELGADENESVDGLARADKVVVSNTLEEPLTWPNTELIRGDAVEAVRRLKAKGDRSFRTIGSLSMCRSLLRAGLVDRFRVGIFPVITGATGSERIYDGYPDVALEMTDSRLLDGRIQVVEYAPTVYPPA; this is encoded by the coding sequence ATGTCCGAGCTCGTCGTCGACTTCATCACCACGCTGGACGGCTACGCGTCGGGCGAGGGTTGGCCGGGGTGGTGGGGGCTCGAGGGCCCCGAGTACCTCCGGTGGCTAGGGACCCAGCCGGAGCGCCACCACACGATCCTCATGGGAGCCACGACCTACCGGGTGATGTCGGGCTTCACGGAGGTGCGTGACGAACTCGGTGCGGACGAGAACGAGTCGGTCGACGGTCTCGCCCGCGCGGACAAGGTCGTCGTCTCGAACACCCTGGAGGAGCCCCTGACCTGGCCCAACACCGAGCTCATCAGGGGTGATGCGGTCGAGGCAGTGCGCCGGCTCAAGGCGAAGGGGGACCGCTCCTTCCGCACCATCGGCAGCCTGAGCATGTGCCGGTCGCTGCTTCGGGCAGGGCTCGTGGACCGGTTCCGGGTCGGGATCTTCCCGGTCATCACCGGTGCCACGGGCAGCGAGCGGATCTACGACGGCTACCCGGATGTCGCCCTCGAGATGACAGACAGCCGACTGCTCGACGGGCGGATCCAGGTCGTGGAGTACGCGCCCACCGTGTACCCACCTGCCTGA